Proteins co-encoded in one Bacillota bacterium genomic window:
- the minE gene encoding cell division topological specificity factor MinE — MTGLFSAFGAKGLGSKGIAKERLRVTLANDRAQVTPNFLEMLKEDMASAVSKYMEIDCSAISVNLSNSESSISLVASIPVRRVKRTSEFSGSRRL, encoded by the coding sequence CTGACGGGTCTTTTCAGCGCGTTCGGCGCCAAGGGATTGGGCAGTAAGGGCATAGCGAAAGAACGACTGCGCGTTACGCTGGCCAACGACAGGGCTCAGGTCACCCCGAACTTCCTCGAGATGCTCAAGGAAGACATGGCCAGCGCGGTCTCCAAGTACATGGAGATCGACTGTTCGGCCATAAGCGTGAACCTATCCAATTCGGAAAGCTCGATATCGCTCGTGGCAAGTATTCCCGTCAGGAGGGTCAAGCGTACGAGCGAGTTCTCGGGCTCGCGGCGGCTCTAG